From one Dermatophagoides farinae isolate YC_2012a chromosome 5, ASM2471394v1, whole genome shotgun sequence genomic stretch:
- the LOC124493744 gene encoding uncharacterized protein LOC124493744, which produces MLQFPVIIIDHHHDYDNNDNDDDGDANKRDKQTNFHIDSDVEEATEYLKDQRIKMIHNYNVEDDQDDDDDNGVPSSSSSLSAAINKQIDNNDSFKLEQKVMNVHSIGLRHQHHCCRQNSTPNLLNTIKNSNSMIRPNNSDNNLVDMIIDGDLLNSSSSSSSSPSSTSSFGNVDLNMMMKSHTGNGDAIVPVSIIDNVVNVDYEMKCPPSTADNVLVVNNTDADAIAAAADDDDDDDENVHASDSNDVITAVNKLQQIKSFDSQSLSSSSACGGRFSRQQSSGISKKKHNNDCDDLKTNRRSSFDLINSTNIPDVVSLSENNDNNENSNDQMIKSETQISLATTTTSATTTTTTTTTTTTTQTIISKQLPSTSTTTTMNRKRRSNNFLSNIISASYRQKSIEFNRLFQKDIGNNNELLIGDFYCALNAIQGRIYISKDHFAFHYNIMGMFAKSLIWNCSNIVAINKANTALVIPNAIQLIVKQPQSSTNNGIMENKDDKDASISLSSTSTFAINNNNNNNVDQQPQQQQNQRYLFTSFTQRDKTFALMETVWKRSNQCRSLSNQEISDLVHRFYGEDLGFMNDKEEREFFAEKICCSTKNLMANHTNNNNDNVVGIDAASSSCDNNNGDDNNNDDSINHQMAINDHVKILNESNDQQDRIMINSKNDDSTKSADDALQQQQQQQQKQKQQVSIAHVSSNESIIDPDIDDFKSIIPINSSTPILSGARSMTISSSESSYVSNEMIEQKKQQSDTNVPDDEIVDRVDDQMIPAPTTTTTTKPTIPSSSQSSNEMKSLNRFFQAASLSMVEGSCRCSRHQGTLIIEKILPFPVDYLFELIFIDQNFMRYLHKTRQTTGMKISAWMPFEEKNRPQTQLPDGDYDIRRSGYRTMKYTIKLTGMPLIKSATVLESQYILQSDLNRAYCLFTEIRNQDIPYSDSFLVSATWCLNSCLPADQQQQQQSTTTTAIRLPTHTKLRIYQNIHYIKQSFSLSLMKSSIEKNSVQGFQDLIGDILKLLRTNRFDYAAQSMLFNESTTTTTTTTTAKQQQQQQQQQQPKQSINVSKSTMTTTTSSSSSSTKSKNEKYHKINDEDDDLMIDTNQNSDESIEAFMQESFDVTRNRNHENGGNGDDDDAEETGLSLLSMNLIEMIVTIIQFLIDFLSQTLSSLSDTIVLKIVFFLLLIIICFNITILKQFYDFETRITDMIDLIEQSIQQQQQQQQQQ; this is translated from the exons atgctacaATTTCCtgtcataatcatcgatcatcatcatgattacgataataatgataatgatgatgatggcgatgcaAATAAACgtgataaacaaacaaattttcatatcGATTCCGATGTTGAAGAAGCAACTGAATATCTAAAAGATCAGCGtatcaaaatgattcataattataatgTTGAAGacgatcaagatgatgatgatgataatggtgttccttcatcatcatcatcattatcagcagcaataaataaacaaatcgataataatgattcgtTCAAATTAGAACAAAAAGTAATGAATGTTCATTCAATCGGATTACGTCATCAGCACCATTGTTGTCGACAAAATTCAACACCAAATCTTTTGAATACAATAAAGAATTCAAATTCGATGATTCGACCAAATAATAGTGATAATAATCTAGTCGATATGATAATAGATGGGgatttattgaattcatcatcatcatcatcatcatcaccatcatcaacgtcATCATTTGGCAATGTTGatttaaatatgatgatgaaatctcATACTGGTAATGGTGATGCTATTGTACCggtttcaatcattgataatgttgtcaatgttgattatgaaatgaaatgtccACCATCCACAGCGGACAATGTTCTAGTGGTTAATAATACCGATGCCGATGCTATTGCTGCTgcagctgatgatgatgatgatgatgatgaaaatgttcatGCATCAGATTCCAATGATGTAATAACAGCAGTGAACAAATTACAGCAAATAAAATCTTTTGATagtcaatcattatcatcatcatcagcatgtGGTGGAAGATTTTCAAGGCAACAATCATCAGGAATTTCGAAAAAGAAACATAATAACGATTGTGATGATCTGAAAACAAATAGAAGATCATCTTTTGATttaataaattcaacaaatattcctg atgttgtttcattatctgagaataacgacaacaacgaaaattctaatgatcaaatgattaaatCTGAGACTCAAATATCACTGGCCACTACTACGAcatcggcaacaacaacaacaacaacgaccaccacaacaacaacaacacagaCAATAATATCAAAACAGTTACcgtcaacatcaacaacaacaaccatgaATCGTAAACGAAGATCAAATAATTTCCTTTCAAATATAATATCCGCTTCCTATCgacaaaaatcaatagaATTTAAtcgtttatttcaaaaagatattggtaataataatgaattattgattggTGATTTTTATTGTGCATTGAATGCAATACAAGGACGAATTTATATATCAAAAGATCATTTTGCATTCCATTATAATATTATGGGAATGTTTGCTAAAAGTTTG ATATGGAATTGTTCAAATATAGTGGCTATAAATAAAGCAAACACTGCATTAGTTATACCGAATGCAATACAATTGATTGTAAAACAGCCACAATCATCGACTAATAATGgtataatggaaaataaagatgataaagatgcatcgatttcattatcatcaacatcaacatttgctatcaacaataataataataataatgttgatcaacaaccacaacaacaacaaaatcaaagatATTTATTCACATCATTCACACAACGTGATAAAACATTTGCATTAATGGAAACAGTTTGGAAACGTTCGAATCAATGTCGTTCATTATCGAATCAGGAAATATCCGATCTAGTACATCGATTCTATGGTGAAGATCTTGGTTTCATGAACGATAAAGAAgaaagagaattttttgctgaaaaaatttgttgttcaacaaaaaatttgatggcaaatcatacaaataataataatgataatgttgttggtATTGATGCTGCCAGTAGTAGTtgcgataataataatggtgatgacaataataatgatgattcaatcaatcatcagaTGGCCATTAATGATCAtgtaaaaatattgaatgaatcgaatgatcaACAAGATCGAATTATGATAAATagcaaaaatgatgattcaacaaaatcaGCTGATGATGCTttacagcaacagcaacaacaacaacaaaaacaaaaacaacaagtgtCAATTGCTCATGTTTCttccaatgaatcaattatcgatcctgatattgatgattttaaatcaataattccAATCAATTCATCCACACCAATTCTGTCCGGTGCCCGATCAATGAccatttcatcatctgaatcatcttatgtttcaaatgaaatgattgaacaaaagaaacaacaaTCGGATACTAATGTAccagatgatgaaattgttgatcgtgttgatgatcaaatgattcctgcaccaacaacaacaacaacaacaaaaccgacaattccatcatcatcacaatcatcaaatgaaatgaaatcattgaatcgttTCTTTCAGGCTGcttcattatcaatggttGAAGGTTCATGTCGTTGTTCACGTCATCAAGGaacattgattattgaaaagATTCTTCCATTTCCAGTggattatttatttgaattaatatttattgatcaaaatttcatGCGTTATTTGCATAAAACACGACAAACCACCGGTATGAAAATATCAGCATGGATGCCAtttgaagagaaaaatcGGCCACAAACACAATTACCGGATGGTGATTATGATATACGTCGTAGTGGATATCGTACCATGAAATATACGATTAAATTGACCGGTATGCCATTGATAAAATCGGCAACCGTGTTGGAAAGTCAATACATTTTACAAAGTGATCTAAATCGTGCTTATTGTCTATTTACAGAGATTCGAAATCAAGATATACCATATTCAGATTCATTTCTAGTTAGTGCAACATGGTGTCTAAATTCATGTTTACCGgctgatcaacaacaacaacaacaatcaacaacgacaacagctATACGATTACCGACGCATACAAAATTACGTATCTATCAAAATATCCATTACATTAAAcaaagtttttcattatcattgatgaaatcatcaattgaaaaaaattccgtaCAAGGATTTCAAGATCTTATTGGtgatattttgaaattattacgTACAAATCGTTTTGATTATGCAGCACAATCCATGCTTTttaatgaatcaacaacaacaacaacaacaacaacaactgctaaacaacaacagcagcaacaacaacaacaacaaccgaaacaatcaataaatgtatcaaaatcaacaatgactactacaacatcatcatcatcgtcatcgacaaaatctaaaaatgaaaaatatcataaaatcaatgatgaagatgatgatttaatgattgatacaaatcaaaatagtgatgaatcaattgaagCATTTATGCAAGAATCATTTGATGTTACTAGGAACCGTAATCATGAaaatggtggtaatggtgatgatgatgatgcagaaGAGACaggattatcattattatcaatgaatttaattgaaatgattgtaACTATTAtacaatttttaattgattttctttcgcaaacattatcatcattatcggatacaattgtattgaaaattgtattttttttattactaatcataatttgtttcaatataacaatattgaaacaattttatgattttgaaaCCCGTATAACCgatatgattgatttgattgaacaatcaatacaacagcaacaacaacaacagcagcagcaatag
- the Gos28 gene encoding golgi SNAP receptor complex member Gos28: MMTIDNNTNNNGPVKQWEELRRLARQYETDIDTKLVSLSKLMSLRNDRKYYPSSSSTKVAGVRFHQNKQQLQQQQDDDEEPLISSKETFDHLTFEIDSLINTLQNVNSQMDQCIQQLPNNNSILYTLQRHQDILNDYRKEFYKLRTNIGEQLNRDLLFLKQNQTKNDYNNDDYHGQLNRKTDFLHKEHDHIRNSEIMIDDQINIAIRTRDTLRNQRSTMKAIQTQLTTLANKFPMINNVIHRIGIKKRKDSIILAVVIAICIFLLLLWIF; encoded by the exons atgatgacgatcgataataatactaataataatggtccTGTTAAACAATGGGAAG AATTACGACGTTTAGCAAGACAATATGAAACTGATATTGATACAAAATTggtttcattatcaaaattaatgTCATTACGTAATGACCGTAAAtattatccatcatcatcatcaacaaaagtAGCTGGTGTGagatttcatcaaaataaacaacaactacaacaacaacaggatgatgatgaagaaccATTGATTAGTTCAAAAGaaacatttgatcatttaacatttgaaattgattcattaattaatacg CTACAAAATGTAAACAGTCAAATGGATCAATGTATACAACAATTGcccaataataattccattCTATATACATTGCAAAGACATCAAgatatattgaatgattatcGTAAAGAATTTTATAAATTACGTACAAACATTGGTGAACAATTGAATCGTGATCTTTTGTTtctgaaacaaaatcaaacaaaaaatgattacaa taatgatgattatcatggcCAATTGAATCGTAAAACAGATTTTCTTCATAAAGAACATGATCATATCCGTAATTCAGAGATTATGATCGATGATCAGATTAATATAGCCATTCGTACTAGAGATACGTTACGTAATCAACGTTCAACGATGAAAGCCATTCAAACACAGTTGACAACTTTGGCAA ACAAATTtccaatgatcaataatgtGATACATCGAATTGGTATTAAAAAACGTAaagattcaatcattttggcCGTAGTAATTGccatttgtatttttctgTTATTACTTTGGATAttctga